The proteins below are encoded in one region of Aquisphaera giovannonii:
- a CDS encoding sialidase family protein: MKTLAVWIPIGLLAMLAAPAGLPGAEPRFERIFGPEVKTGPYKHPACMTELGNGDLYLVYYGGAGEYAVDTGVFGSRRAKGSRDWSPPERIAHDPFRSVGNAVVWEAPDRLLWLFYVVRYGDTWSTSRVQVKISRDGAKTWSDASVLVQDEGTLVRNRPIVLRDGDYLLPLYHEGGYDTEATGPDSYSFFLRYSAREKAWTKTGPIRSPKGNIQPAPAELSDGRLVAYCRRGGDYKPDTIGYIVRSESRDGGRTWSEGVDSSFPNPNAAVDLLRLKSGRLLLAYNHSMNRRTPLSLAVSADADRTWPIRRDLCTGDGDYGYPIAFQSADGRIHVVYTSDGRKVVNHAEVDEPWLMDGPRP, from the coding sequence ATGAAGACCCTCGCAGTCTGGATTCCCATCGGATTGCTCGCGATGCTGGCGGCGCCGGCCGGCCTCCCCGGCGCCGAGCCCCGCTTCGAGCGGATCTTCGGCCCGGAGGTGAAGACAGGGCCGTACAAGCACCCGGCGTGCATGACCGAGCTGGGCAACGGCGACCTCTATCTCGTCTACTACGGCGGCGCGGGCGAGTACGCCGTGGACACCGGCGTCTTCGGCTCGCGGCGGGCGAAGGGCAGCCGGGATTGGTCGCCCCCCGAGCGGATCGCCCACGACCCGTTCCGGTCGGTCGGCAACGCGGTCGTCTGGGAGGCCCCCGACCGGCTTCTCTGGCTCTTCTACGTCGTCCGCTACGGCGACACCTGGTCCACGTCGCGCGTCCAGGTGAAGATCAGCCGCGACGGGGCGAAGACCTGGTCGGACGCCTCGGTCCTCGTGCAGGACGAGGGGACGCTCGTCCGGAACCGGCCGATCGTCCTCCGAGACGGCGACTACCTCCTGCCGCTCTACCACGAGGGCGGCTACGACACCGAGGCGACGGGCCCGGACAGTTACTCGTTCTTCCTGCGCTATTCCGCCCGCGAGAAGGCCTGGACGAAGACGGGGCCGATCCGCTCCCCCAAGGGCAACATCCAGCCGGCGCCCGCCGAGCTCTCCGACGGCCGCCTCGTCGCCTACTGCCGCCGGGGCGGCGACTACAAGCCGGACACGATCGGATACATCGTGCGATCCGAGTCCCGCGACGGCGGCCGGACCTGGAGCGAGGGCGTGGACTCGTCTTTCCCCAATCCCAACGCCGCGGTGGACCTGCTGCGGCTGAAGAGCGGCCGGCTGCTGCTGGCCTATAATCACAGCATGAATCGCCGCACGCCCCTGTCGCTGGCCGTCTCCGCCGACGCGGACCGCACCTGGCCGATCCGCCGCGACCTCTGCACGGGCGACGGCGACTACGGCTATCCGATCGCCTTCCAGTCCGCCGACGGCCGGATCCACGTCGTCTACACCTCGGACGGACGCAAGGTCGTGAATCACGCCGAGGTCGATGAGCCCTGGCTTATGGATGGGCCCAGGCCGTGA
- a CDS encoding sensor histidine kinase, whose amino-acid sequence MSSIFSKILTWVAATVLVSLAGLLATSAFVSARLPGKVDFFARAQKVQLNAAREAYERGGRGALAAFLRRQDSDYHARHFLVDRRGVDLVDGTDRSRMVARAGPPAWPPLLPRGPLVIVRTSDDGAHRLLIELPPPFGPLQFLPYFLWFLAVIVALGYLLAVNLARPLRALKAAVERFGRGDLEVRFRSDRRDEIGQLGRAFDRMAERIETLLTAERRLLQDVSHELRSPLTRLIFALELARTAPDREAALSRASKEAGRLTELVDELLSLTRTEGDPAARVREPVPLGPLVRGLAEDCSLEAARRGGSIVLDADPDVVVLGDPELIRRAVENALRNAIRHSPDGEAVDLRVSRVDGSARIVVRDRGPGVAPEHLDDLFKPFFRVEADRDRESGGVGLGLAIARRAVGLHQGRIRASNADPGLAITIDLPASSTDVAGSATANA is encoded by the coding sequence ATGAGCTCGATCTTCTCCAAGATCCTGACCTGGGTGGCGGCGACGGTCCTCGTCTCGCTGGCCGGATTGCTGGCCACCTCCGCCTTCGTCTCGGCCCGCCTGCCGGGGAAGGTGGACTTCTTCGCACGGGCCCAGAAGGTGCAGCTCAACGCGGCCCGCGAGGCCTACGAGCGCGGCGGCCGCGGGGCCCTCGCCGCTTTCCTCAGGCGGCAGGACTCCGACTACCACGCGAGGCACTTCCTGGTGGATCGTCGGGGCGTCGACCTGGTGGACGGGACGGACCGGTCGAGGATGGTCGCACGCGCCGGCCCGCCCGCATGGCCGCCCCTCCTGCCTCGCGGGCCGCTGGTCATCGTCCGGACGAGCGACGACGGGGCCCATCGCCTTCTGATCGAGCTGCCGCCCCCCTTCGGCCCGCTCCAGTTCCTGCCCTACTTCCTCTGGTTCCTCGCGGTCATCGTGGCCCTCGGCTACCTGCTGGCCGTCAACCTGGCCCGGCCGCTGCGGGCGCTGAAGGCGGCGGTCGAGCGGTTCGGCCGGGGGGACCTCGAGGTGCGGTTCCGCTCGGATCGCCGCGACGAGATCGGCCAGCTGGGCAGGGCCTTCGACCGCATGGCCGAGCGGATCGAGACCCTGCTGACGGCGGAACGCCGGCTGCTTCAGGATGTCTCGCACGAGCTGAGGTCCCCGCTGACCCGCCTCATCTTCGCCCTGGAGCTGGCCCGCACCGCGCCCGACCGCGAGGCCGCCCTGTCCCGGGCGAGCAAGGAGGCGGGCCGCCTGACCGAGCTGGTGGACGAGCTTCTCAGCCTGACGAGGACCGAGGGCGACCCCGCGGCCCGCGTCCGAGAGCCCGTGCCGCTGGGGCCGCTCGTCCGGGGGCTCGCGGAGGATTGCTCCCTCGAGGCCGCGCGTCGGGGCGGCTCGATCGTCCTCGACGCCGACCCGGACGTCGTCGTGCTCGGCGACCCGGAATTGATCCGGCGTGCCGTCGAGAACGCCCTCCGCAACGCCATCCGCCACTCGCCCGACGGCGAGGCCGTGGACCTCCGCGTCTCCCGCGTCGACGGCTCGGCGCGGATCGTGGTCCGGGACCGCGGGCCGGGCGTCGCGCCGGAGCATCTCGACGACCTCTTCAAGCCGTTCTTCCGGGTCGAGGCCGACCGGGACCGCGAGAGCGGCGGGGTCGGCCTGGGCCTGGCGATCGCCCGCCGGGCCGTCGGGCTGCACCAGGGACGCATCCGCGCCTCGAACGCCGACCCGGGCCTGGCGATCACGATCGACCTGCCGGCGTCCTCGACCGACGTCGCCGGGAGCGCGACGGCGAACGCCTGA
- a CDS encoding response regulator transcription factor has translation MADPASQAGQAASPTTRLLLVDDDAELCDLMREYLVGRGFAVEAVRDGRLGLARALGGEHDLVLLDVMLPGLDGFELLRQLRRRSAVPVIMLTARTAPEDRVAGLDGGADDYLPKPFGPEELIARIRAVLRRSGGLAAAPQAIEALGVRLLPGRREVTVDGNPLETTSTEFDLLELLVRSAGRAVSRRELTAVLYQRQVTPFDRVLDVHVSHIRKKLGPRGDLIRTVRGVGYLFCAEAGGAAER, from the coding sequence ATGGCCGATCCGGCGAGCCAGGCGGGGCAGGCGGCCTCCCCGACGACGAGACTCCTCCTCGTCGATGATGACGCCGAGCTATGCGACCTGATGCGCGAATACCTGGTCGGCCGGGGCTTCGCGGTGGAGGCCGTGCGGGACGGCCGCCTCGGCCTGGCCCGCGCCCTCGGCGGCGAGCATGACCTGGTCCTCCTGGACGTGATGCTCCCCGGGCTCGACGGATTCGAGCTGCTCAGGCAGCTCCGCCGCCGCAGCGCCGTGCCGGTCATCATGCTGACGGCCCGGACCGCGCCGGAGGACCGCGTCGCGGGCCTCGACGGCGGGGCGGACGATTACCTGCCCAAGCCCTTCGGCCCCGAGGAGCTCATCGCCCGCATCCGCGCGGTCCTGCGACGCTCCGGCGGCCTCGCGGCGGCCCCCCAGGCGATCGAGGCCCTCGGCGTGCGCCTCCTGCCGGGCAGGCGCGAGGTGACCGTGGACGGCAACCCGCTGGAGACGACCTCCACGGAGTTCGACCTCCTCGAGCTGCTGGTCCGCTCGGCCGGGCGGGCGGTCTCGCGACGGGAGCTGACGGCCGTGCTCTATCAGCGCCAGGTGACGCCCTTCGATCGGGTGCTGGACGTCCACGTCAGCCACATCCGGAAGAAGCTGGGTCCCCGGGGCGACCTGATCCGGACGGTCCGGGGCGTCGGCTACCTCTTCTGCGCCGAGGCGGGCGGGGCCGCCGAGCGATGA
- a CDS encoding acyltransferase family protein has protein sequence MNQTIPSSRHHSLDCVRASAMLLGVYYHAILFAGMVGGGGPFGPPGMAGGAGSMLFQEWLHSFRMPLFFLVSGFLCRMMYRKYGPRRYLERRWWRIGVPLLVGVFTFVPLYLVTMQLIGGGPGGPPPGPRGGAGPDWSGPGAPPPGGRDMPGRSGREGPGGPGMSRPPGPPPAWGMEAGPSESLRGAGEPPGAPGGPGGPPGGLGGGPFGPPGVVSQWLFGAYARYFTLQHLWFLWYLLVFATFTPAAAGLAEWAIGRRVPGLLDRASEALLRLDLLPLALALVGAPTLRLAGGGFGGWSLGLAAGIGRGFPDFVFHPEWDMPFYLCDFLVGWWLHRERAGLAQVAARWLPSLAIGTAAHAAAGFLSMAYGRRTTLPSYAFIQAAGYSLYAVGSAYTAFGFLGFFQRYLDRPTRAGRYLADTAFWIYLVHQPLLLPVLKVIVPLGLPWWLQALAASTLASAAALVLYELVVKPTPLVALFGPARASKLAQASSESASDRSGGSAEGEGPGEDRSPPIAEGDPGYNLERLGVEPEAGARASLG, from the coding sequence ATGAACCAGACCATTCCCTCGTCTCGCCATCACTCGCTGGACTGCGTCCGGGCATCCGCGATGCTCCTGGGCGTCTATTATCACGCCATCCTCTTCGCCGGGATGGTCGGCGGCGGAGGGCCGTTCGGCCCGCCCGGGATGGCCGGCGGCGCCGGCTCCATGCTCTTCCAGGAGTGGCTCCATAGTTTCCGGATGCCGCTCTTCTTCCTCGTCTCCGGCTTCCTCTGCCGGATGATGTACCGGAAATACGGCCCGAGGCGTTACCTGGAGCGTCGGTGGTGGCGGATCGGCGTGCCCCTGCTCGTGGGCGTCTTCACCTTCGTGCCGCTCTACCTCGTCACCATGCAGCTCATCGGCGGCGGACCGGGCGGGCCGCCCCCGGGCCCGCGCGGCGGGGCTGGGCCCGACTGGTCCGGCCCGGGTGCACCTCCGCCGGGCGGCCGCGACATGCCCGGCAGAAGCGGAAGGGAAGGTCCGGGTGGGCCCGGCATGAGCCGGCCTCCGGGGCCGCCGCCGGCCTGGGGGATGGAAGCGGGCCCCAGCGAGTCGCTTCGTGGTGCCGGCGAACCGCCCGGCGCGCCGGGCGGTCCCGGAGGACCACCCGGCGGTCTCGGCGGGGGCCCTTTCGGGCCGCCGGGAGTGGTGAGCCAGTGGCTCTTCGGGGCCTACGCGCGCTACTTCACGCTCCAGCACCTGTGGTTCCTCTGGTATCTGCTGGTCTTCGCCACCTTCACGCCGGCCGCGGCGGGGCTGGCGGAATGGGCTATCGGCCGGCGCGTACCGGGATTGCTGGATCGCGCAAGCGAGGCGCTGCTCCGCCTGGACCTGTTGCCGCTCGCGCTCGCCCTGGTCGGCGCGCCGACGCTCCGGCTCGCGGGCGGGGGCTTCGGCGGGTGGTCGCTGGGGCTGGCCGCGGGCATCGGCCGAGGATTCCCGGATTTCGTGTTCCACCCGGAATGGGACATGCCCTTCTACCTGTGCGACTTCCTGGTCGGCTGGTGGCTCCACCGGGAGAGGGCCGGACTGGCCCAGGTGGCGGCCCGATGGCTCCCGAGCCTGGCCATCGGCACCGCCGCGCACGCCGCCGCCGGTTTCCTCTCGATGGCCTACGGCAGGCGGACGACGCTCCCGTCGTATGCCTTCATCCAGGCGGCCGGATACTCGCTCTACGCCGTGGGCTCGGCCTACACGGCCTTCGGCTTCCTCGGGTTCTTCCAGCGATACCTGGACCGGCCGACCCGGGCCGGACGCTACCTGGCGGATACGGCCTTCTGGATCTACCTGGTGCATCAGCCGCTGCTCCTCCCGGTGCTGAAGGTGATCGTGCCCCTCGGCCTGCCGTGGTGGCTCCAGGCCCTGGCCGCCTCGACGCTGGCCTCGGCCGCGGCGCTCGTCCTCTACGAGCTGGTCGTGAAGCCGACGCCTCTGGTCGCGCTCTTCGGCCCCGCGCGGGCCTCGAAACTGGCCCAGGCCTCGTCAGAGTCCGCGTCGGATCGGTCCGGAGGCAGCGCCGAAGGCGAGGGGCCGGGCGAGGACCGGTCGCCTCCCATCGCCGAGGGCGATCCGGGGTATAATCTGGAGCGGCTCGGCGTCGAACCCGAGGCGGGCGCCCGCGCATCCTTGGGCTGA
- a CDS encoding glycosyltransferase family 2 protein: protein MKLSVVIPIFNEAEVLPSLLAALHPVLEGLGCVFEVLFVEDGSRDDSPTILDAAARADSRIKVLQFSRNFGHQAAITAGLDFATGDAVVVMDADLQDPPELLPAMVQKYEEGYDVVSAQRVQRDGETAFKRATASLFYAIMRKAVDERLRPQVGDFRLLSRRAVDALGGLREQHRFVRGLIAWLGLREAVVPFHRRARAAGTTKYPVWKMLRFAWTAISSFSALPLKLSLYGGMALTLLGVVYSVLVLYETFVLRTTVRGWASLVCIQLLFSGAILTAIGLVGDYVARIYEEVKGRPLYVVAGGRNLGEPAWPARAACPEDFARPQDDLRVDGAANGANGEAKLPRTVAVQGVAR from the coding sequence GTGAAGCTGTCCGTCGTCATCCCGATCTTCAACGAGGCGGAGGTCCTCCCTTCGCTCCTCGCAGCCCTGCATCCGGTGCTGGAGGGGCTCGGCTGCGTCTTCGAAGTCCTCTTCGTGGAAGACGGCAGCCGGGACGATTCGCCGACGATCCTGGACGCGGCGGCCCGGGCCGACTCCAGGATCAAGGTGTTGCAGTTCAGCCGCAACTTCGGCCACCAGGCCGCGATCACGGCGGGGCTCGACTTCGCGACCGGCGACGCCGTGGTCGTCATGGACGCGGACCTGCAGGACCCGCCCGAGCTCCTCCCCGCGATGGTCCAGAAATACGAGGAGGGTTACGACGTGGTCTCCGCCCAGCGCGTCCAGCGTGACGGCGAGACCGCCTTCAAGCGCGCCACCGCGTCGCTCTTCTACGCGATCATGCGGAAGGCCGTGGACGAGCGACTCCGCCCGCAGGTCGGGGACTTCCGGCTGCTCAGCCGGCGGGCCGTCGATGCCCTCGGCGGCCTCCGGGAGCAGCACCGATTCGTCCGCGGCCTGATCGCCTGGCTGGGCCTGAGGGAGGCCGTCGTCCCGTTCCACCGCCGGGCCCGCGCGGCCGGCACGACGAAGTACCCCGTCTGGAAGATGCTCCGCTTCGCCTGGACGGCCATCTCGTCGTTCTCGGCGCTGCCCCTCAAGCTGAGCCTGTACGGAGGGATGGCGCTGACCCTGCTGGGCGTCGTGTATTCGGTGCTGGTCCTCTACGAGACGTTCGTGCTGCGGACCACGGTCCGGGGATGGGCGTCGCTCGTCTGCATCCAGCTCCTCTTCTCGGGAGCGATCCTGACGGCCATCGGCCTGGTCGGCGATTACGTCGCGAGGATCTATGAGGAGGTGAAGGGCCGGCCCCTTTACGTCGTCGCTGGCGGCAGGAACCTAGGCGAGCCGGCCTGGCCCGCGCGGGCCGCCTGCCCCGAAGACTTCGCCCGCCCCCAGGACGACCTCCGGGTCGACGGGGCGGCGAATGGGGCGAACGGCGAGGCCAAGCTGCCGCGAACGGTGGCAGTGCAGGGGGTGGCGCGATGA